TCTATCTATATAAtcatctctttcactcacttctACTTAGTTTTAATCAGAGATTTCTCTACTGGGAAATGGCAAGCAGATTTTGATTTAGGCAAAGACCATCGCATCTTCCTTGGATTATTCGCTGAAGTCTTTTATATGTTTCATAGACGAATTATTTGTAGTATTTTTAAAGCATATTATTATCACTTAATATGTTTAAATCATTGATCAGTTTCTCTGAGCTTTTAAGTATATATAAACAGACACGGAAGAGGAAGCAGCTAGGGCTTATGATGTTGAGAGCATAAGTTGAAAGGGCTCAACGCCATTACTAATTTCAGTATCAGGTTTTATAACGTTGATGCCACTTTGCTTGGAGAAACTGATCATGAAAAAGTGATATATCAGCCAAAAATCACTGTCCCTGTGGAAGCAATGCACGGCCAGGAAAAGGTTCAATGCATATAAGAAATTCATCAAGAGGCCTAGACCAAGTTGAAGTTGAATACGTTAGTGGAGTACAAGTTCAGAATTGAGACTGTGATTGGAATATGAACTAAATTTCAATGTTGAGCAGGTTTCTATGTCAAAAAGTTTGTTGTCGTTTGTGGAAGTTAAACTTTAAGTGCAGGATATGCATGGCATGCTATTTTTATGTTTGGCTTCAACGCTATACTTTATGGTTggttttaatctttatatttatacCATTTAGTAGTATATGTCAAGGGTgggttttttaaaaaaattgtaggcAAATCTGAAAAAAATTACACGAaggcaattttaaaaaatttcgaGAATAGACAAGacatagatttttttaatatttcaaataaaaaatttgtacaTCTCGACtttgtttttttctcaattaaCATGCGGTCGTCGTTAGACGTTCCAACCACTTCCAATTTGTTTAGGAATAATTTGTAACTGAGTTTATTTCAACCGAATTAACCATATGTTCcattaagttttttatatacTCTACCAAATTCTCCACATACTTTACTATATTTTCTACATGTTCCATCAAgcttttaatgtttcttttCTGGTTCTATGAGATCAATTCGATTACAATATGTGTTTTCGCTGGACTTATGATAACTCAGTTACTAGTTACTTTTGGATAACTTTCATAAAATGTAACTTGAAGTCATTGAACTTAACCATTTCCAAAAGTTGgacacaaaaacaaaagttatatGCAAAGTGTAcaatttcttcatttaaaatattgtgaaaGTACGTAGCTTACttattctcattattttttaaattttgcctatttttataatttttctattagatttaaaaaaaaaccgCCAAAAATGTGTATGTTTGCATGCTCTTTAAGTTATgacaaaatgttattttcaaacaataaattttttttcttctaacaaGTTTTCGTTATTTAGTGGAATCTTGCTTCCCATCTGTGGTAAGATAGTAGCTAAAGCTTTATATTTCATGCTGTATTAGGATTTCTTTGGTCTTAGTCATTCTACTAAAGTTGTTCTTTGAATGAAGCGtgtacaattttcttttcttttggaaatTATGATCAGTAGAAAACGACATATCTTGATTTAACAGTGTTAGAAATAAATTGGCTATTGTCGTTCTTTTGGGAAAGAATTCCTTATTCAGgtttatgttaatatatatgACTACTTTAGGGTTAATCTCACATTTAATGTGTTTATACATACGCGAAGTTTCAATgaaagacaaaaatatgtctAATTATTTCGGGTGATTTAAAAGAGAAAGATTTGAGAGGTATATccagtacttttttttttaaaccctaaaccctaataGATGAAAATAAAGAGATGAAGGTAAATAACAATAAGAATGACCATACTGTGTTTCATTCGATGACAATTTTATACATTTGAAATTACATGTACAATATCATTTCAATCATCTAATTTACTCAATTCAAATTTCCAATTCAAGACAATTCATTGCTCTTGAATAATCTAAGAACATTAACCAATTAATCCCTTGGTaatgaaattaatgtttttttcattAAGAGTTTATAATGATTAATGACACTTTTCCAAGATTTCATGTCATTGCATGGTTTGATTATATCCTAATAAGATGGTAAGTCGGTGTCTATATGCTACCccactcaaaaaaaaaattaagttaaacctgataaatatttgtttaaaatttatccatgattttttaaaattgactgACATAcctacatatatttaaaaagaaatattttataaatttttaaaataaaattaaaaaatatataaaatataatataaattaaaatttaattaaatttaacttaatgaaataaaaattatatttttatttttatttttattttttttgcaagTAACTAATATGAGTActatataacaattaaatttttatttttattttttgtaagtaattaaatttttatttttattttttacaagtaattaattaaataaaaattaatatccTCTACTCATTATCCACAAATTATAAATACCTAAGAGTACTAACTACCTTTTACAAATTTTAGGCACAAACATTCTTAgaacacaattatttttatcatttataatctAGAATTAAACTACATCTATCAATTACCATCAatctttaaaaacataaaaaataaaatcaaattagaaaagtaatatatatatatatatatatatatatatatatatatatatatatatatatatatatattcagtaTTATAGCTACGTATGAGTGTTCATGTCATGGGTTAgtgttttatattcaatttaatcttaatattttgttaattttattcaattattagatttatgttctaattttttttacgtgTAAAAGATAGGATTAcagttgtttaaaaataatgaagaattgttcttttaattttaaaaataataaaaaattttcattctaattttaaaaataataaataattttattctaattttaaaaataaatttgagtttccctttaattttagaaataaattaaaaaatttcttctaattttaaaaataaggaaaagatttcttttaattttagaaataatgagGAATTTTTcatctaatattaaaaataatataaattttagcttctaaaatttaaaattataattaaataaaattaacaaaatatagaactaaattgaaaaaaataattgaactaAATTGATATTGACTTCATGATACTAACACTAAACACTAATATTACAACATTACACATATggacaacttttttaaaagtaagaaagaatccaaaataataataaaagttaaaaaaaattgtttttaaaaaccACAGTTCATATGCTATTAATGATTTAGATGACGAGAAATAaccaaaattatgaaaattaatatcACATCTAACATGAGAAAAATGagttttatgtataaaaagttaatgaaaataaaaactaaaagtgatattaagaaaagaaaaatgagctaaattaattagttttaccAATACCAAGTATCTTCCATTGCAATAAATTAAGTAACTACATAACTTCTAATTAAAACAAACTTTTcaactttcacttaatttccaaaTACAAGTTCAAGTGTGCTATTTCTAATACGTAATAAAGATTTTGTAGAAGTGCATTCAAGTTGCCAAAACTAACGAAGAAACTTGTTTAAAGACATCCTATGTCTTTATCACAAAAAAGATGTTGAATAATAGATAAACTAAACAACTCATCTAAAATTCTAAATCATAAATTTAggaaattgtaaaattttgtataatcaatataacaataaataaatattaaaattttctattacAAATGTATCTTGCATGCTAATACTAAAACAGAAAGATGTAATGACTTAtgtttatatacaaaaaaataaaactgcaGGCTTACAAACTCTGCTATTGATGAACATTCTCAAAGTATCTAAATCTCtgtatttcatttcttttcaattttctcagtTCACTATGGTGATTTTTTTCCATGGTAGGTATCTACGCATGTGGAACTTACAAGGCTCACATGGACCAAACTTCACGTAAGAGTTGGTATCTAGAATTTGTGGTGGGGTGGCCCCCTTGTTCTTTGTGACTACCTTTACCATTATGAGTGACtgatggagatgaaggaagCTTATCAATGATGGATGTAAGAGGGGAATCAAGTTCCTCTAGCTCTTCATCACTGGTGTATCCTCTTCTCTTAACATCTGATACATTTCTTCCCAAGTGAGACTTTCCTCCAGCCTCTGCAACTTTCTCTGCCACATTACCAGAGGAGGGAGGCTTGTACAGAACAGGAGCAGCTACATAGGGGAAGCTTCTTCCAGCTTCTGATGACAATCTTCGCTCTATAATAGTCTGAACATGAAGTatacaaaattcaataaatcaGTTTCCAAAATTAGAGCAAAAAGTTACAAAAGATATGCTTCATGAAATTAAACTCCATTAAATGTAAGTATCAATCTCATGCGAGTAATTAACTTGTTATTTCCTACTAACGTTATGTTATTAAAGTGAAAGTGTGATGAgagaaaccaaaattaaatgttCATTCAATTCTTAGACAAACACCTAAATTGGTTCAAGTTGGTAAATCTAGCAACGAATTGATGTATCCTTGTAAACAGCTTAAAAATGAAAGTGATGTATGGTATACCTCTGCGTTCAGGGCCTCCAATACAGTTCCTGGAACAAAGTCTGGACAGAATTCATCAGGAGTGAAGTTACAGAGAATCCGTATAACCAATGACAGACTGATGGAAGGACACACCTATAAGCACAACAATGAAAAACAGGGAATAAAGACAACGACAAACCTATAAAATGTGAAACTGATGTGTAGCAAAAGAAAAACTAACCTCCTGTCTGATTTTTCTATCTATAAGCATGTCTTTAGGCAGCATCAGAAGGTCACTCAAGTCGTTTAGGAGAACAAAAGACTTAGGTTCACCAGCCCCACCCTGCTTTTCATCATTCTCACCCTTCTCCTCCTGATCTTCTTGTACACAATCTTCAACATCCATGCCAAACATGTCAGTAAGCCATCTAGACCAATTGCCAACCTGCAGTTCAAGTAGTTCTTCCATAAGGGTAAACACATAAACTAAACTTCCTATATATGAAAGCTGCCAGATtagaaaatattcaattttaactaCAACGTGTGAAAGACAAGCAGTAACAAAAAGGGCAAATATACATACAGAATTTTTTAGCTGTGCACCAGAACCAAAGCTTAAATCCCCAGCTGGAATTGGCAAAACCTTTGAATCCACAATAGGGTCTGATATAGGATCAGTTGGGATCTCAAGGGCCGACTCCCGAAGAATAGCATTGAACATAGCAATGTCTAGTCTAGCTATGCATTGTTCCATGACCTGGTGAAAGAATTCAAATCTACTTAATCCTGACCCAAAGAAAAGTTGATTATAAACAATGCAAGATTGGAAAGTTATCACGGATAGTAAAAAAACACACCATTCTAGCCAATACGGGCAAACAACCACACTCATGTCCTCCTGCTCGAACAGGACAGAGTCGTTGAAAGGCATCTTGGAAAGCATTTCTCCAAAGATTGATGGAaaaatttccttgattttgATCACCCAGAGCAGGTCCCATCAGCTTCCCAATAGATTTATTTGAAGAATCCCCATCTGGAGACTGCATATAGGGAGTCAAAGCCTGAAAACATAGCATGATTCTCAGGTTATAAAAAAGGCTTCAAAGAATGACCCTAGAGATCCACTGTACTGGACAATATGTAAGAatgattattttcttatatcaaTGAAATTCATCAATCATCTAACACAGGAGACAGCATCTACCTGCCACCACACTGACTCCACTATCCGAGAAAAGATCCATGATTCTACTCTTTCTAAAGCAAAGGTAAAGGTTCCTGTCTCTTGCCAATCTTCAACGAGAGGCATAAAACCACTTCCTGGTTT
This sequence is a window from Vigna angularis cultivar LongXiaoDou No.4 chromosome 2, ASM1680809v1, whole genome shotgun sequence. Protein-coding genes within it:
- the LOC108329441 gene encoding uncharacterized protein LOC108329441 isoform X2 yields the protein MKEIEKRKASRNSQTKGSRKTERRESKLQQDNSSKKLSEKGIESKTLHDSRPTANNTISDSNTASENSETYENVVIHYLDDVNRSEEALAKIKVNEMVASENKNEVADDHSTDLEKEQKEGNDEVSDAETVKDSVSSQGDSLTTEDERTEVASKDPKESSEGVDEKPVQEIKELDIVDGSPNGAQSIGIEYESHETVNAEKNDEHEDEAAVELKIDEMQLRIEKLEEELREVAALEVSLYSIVPEHGSSGHKVHTPARRLSRLYIHACKHWTQKRRATIAKNTVSGLILVAKSCGNDVSRLTFWLSNTVVLREIISQAFGNSCQASPFKRLAESNGTGKRNDGKYTALKRKSSSNGKPGSGFMPLVEDWQETGTFTFALERVESWIFSRIVESVWWQALTPYMQSPDGDSSNKSIGKLMGPALGDQNQGNFSINLWRNAFQDAFQRLCPVRAGGHECGCLPVLARMVMEQCIARLDIAMFNAILRESALEIPTDPISDPIVDSKVLPIPAGDLSFGSGAQLKNSVGNWSRWLTDMFGMDVEDCVQEDQEEKGENDEKQGGAGEPKSFVLLNDLSDLLMLPKDMLIDRKIRQEVCPSISLSLVIRILCNFTPDEFCPDFVPGTVLEALNAETIIERRLSSEAGRSFPYVAAPVLYKPPSSGNVAEKVAEAGGKSHLGRNVSDVKRRGYTSDEELEELDSPLTSIIDKLPSSPSVTHNGKGSHKEQGGHPTTNSRYQLLREVWSM
- the LOC108329441 gene encoding uncharacterized protein LOC108329441 isoform X3, with the protein product MVASENKNEVADDHSTDLEKEQKEGNDEVSDAETVKDSVSSQGDSLTTEDERTEVASKDPKGKVRVNPPENNRVSKERSDKKENKLQSKVSHGNQKKPMNPNKGPSRVADKNISSTNSKTLKVPVNALSESSEGVDEKPVQEIKELDIVDGSPNGAQSIGIEYESHETVNAEKNDEHEDEAAVELKIDEMQLRIEKLEEELREVAALEVSLYSIVPEHGSSGHKVHTPARRLSRLYIHACKHWTQKRRATIAKNTVSGLILVAKSCGNDVSRLTFWLSNTVVLREIISQAFGNSCQASPFKRLAESNGTGKRNDGKYTALKRKSSSNGKPGSGFMPLVEDWQETGTFTFALERVESWIFSRIVESVWWQALTPYMQSPDGDSSNKSIGKLMGPALGDQNQGNFSINLWRNAFQDAFQRLCPVRAGGHECGCLPVLARMVMEQCIARLDIAMFNAILRESALEIPTDPISDPIVDSKVLPIPAGDLSFGSGAQLKNSVGNWSRWLTDMFGMDVEDCVQEDQEEKGENDEKQGGAGEPKSFVLLNDLSDLLMLPKDMLIDRKIRQEVCPSISLSLVIRILCNFTPDEFCPDFVPGTVLEALNAETIIERRLSSEAGRSFPYVAAPVLYKPPSSGNVAEKVAEAGGKSHLGRNVSDVKRRGYTSDEELEELDSPLTSIIDKLPSSPSVTHNGKGSHKEQGGHPTTNSRYQLLREVWSM